GGATGCGGCTGGAGGCGGCCCGCCGGCTCCTGGAACGCACCGCACGGCTCGCACCCGACATCGCCCGCGCCTGCGGCTTCGGCTCGGTCGAGTCCCTGCACCGCGTCTTCCGCGACCGCCTGGACACCTCTCCGGGCGAGTACCGCAGCCGGTTCCGCACCACCGCCTGAACCCCCGGCACCTAAACCACGCCGCGCCCGGGCATCCCGGGTGCGGCGACGATCCCGCACGCCCTCACCCACCTTGGAGCCATCACCGTGAAGTTCTCCGCCACCCACATCGGCACCGCCACGGTCCTGCTGGAGATCGCAGGCCTGCGCCTGCTGACCGACCCGGTCTTCGACGCGCCCGCCGAGTACCGCCACGATCCGGTCGTCCTGCGCAGCACGGCCGGCCCGGCGATCGCCCTCGCGGACCTGCCCCCGATCGACGCCGTGCTCCTCAGCCACGACGACCACCCCGACAACCTGGACGCCGCCGGCCGCACCCTGCTCGCCGGACGGCCCGTCCTGACCACGCAGAGCGGCGCGGGCCGCCTCGGCGGCCAGGCCGTCGGCCTCGCGCCGTGGGCCGCGTACGAGCTCACCGTGCGCGGTACGACCCTGCGCATCACCGCCACCCCCGGCGTCCACGGGCCGGTCGGCGACGTCATCGGCTTCGTCATCGAGGCCGAAGGCGAAGAGGAGGCTCTCTACATATCCGGCGACACCGTCTACGTCGACGAACTCGACCGGATCGCTGAGCGGTTCAGCATCGGCACCGCCTTCCTCCACCTCGGTGCCGCCCGGATCGCCGCCTTCGGCAACGGCCGGCTCATCACCATGGACGCGGCCCAGGGCGCGGCCCTGACCCGCTCGCTGGGCGCCCGTACGGCCGTCCCCATCCACTACGCGTCGTGGGAGCACTTCAGCGAGGACCGCGCCGGGATCACCGCGGCCTTCGCCGCGGCCGGCGTCGGCGACCGCCTCCGCTGGCTCACGCCCGGCGCTCGCGAAACCCTCGGCTGAGCCGGAAGGGGGCGAGGACGTACGGGGGTCGGTTCAGGCGGCCTGCAGGGCCGCGGCGCCGAAGGACACGTTGAAACGGTCGCACCAGATGGTGACGCTCGAGTAGTCGGCGAGGTTCACCTCGGCCGGGATCTCGTAGTTTTGATCGCCCTTGTTGCCCTTGAGCTTGCCCAGGCTCACGTGCTTGCCGTCGTCGAAGACGAACCAGCCGTCCGAGCCCTCCTTCACCGGGGCGTCGGTCAGCCACACGCGCAGGTCGGGACCGCTGCTGGTGTCGAGGTTCTCGAGCCGGAGCGTGCGCGAGCCGTCGGGCAGCTTGATGAGCTTCACCGTGCCGCTGGTGCTGTGCTCGTGGCTGATCAGGGAACCCTGGGCAACGGTCTGCGGTCCCGGCGCGGGGGCGGCCCCCGGCCGCGAGGAGCCGGGCCCCGGGGCGGTGGAGGCGGTGGGCAGTGCCTCGTCGACGGTGGAGTTCTGCCAGAGCTTCCACGGCTGGGCCCAGTACAGCCCGGCGCCCAGCACGAGCGTGGCCGCGATCAGCACCCAGGCCAGCAGCCGGCCGCGCCGCCGGCGCGGCCCCGTCGCCGTCCCCGTTGCGGCCCCGGCCCCGGTCCCGGCCCCCGTCCTCGTCATGACAGCCCCTCTTCGTCGATGCGTTCCCTGGTCATTCAACGCGGGCGGGTGATCCGAGCGCCATGATCCCCTGATGACGAAAGTCTTACGTCCGCCGCAGGCCGGGCGGCCGGACGGCCGCGGTCCGACGGACGTCGAGCCGGCACCCTGGGTGCCGCATGACAGACTGCCTCCTTGATCGCGGGGGCATCAGGCTCCCGTGCACGGCGAATTGGGAGAGTAGTGCGCAAGGCGAAGTGGGCGGCTGCGGCTGCTGGTGTGGTGCTGTTGGTCGCGGGTTGCGGCAGCGAGGGCGGCGCGGACAAGAGCAAGGGCGGCGAGGCGCCCGCGTCCGGCTCCTCGGCCCCGGCGGTCGGCGCGGGAGCGGGTTCGGGCGGCTCCGGCACCCTGGACGCCGCCGCGGTGAAGAAGGAGATCGAGTCCGCGGCCACGGCGGCCGGTTTCGCCGAGAAGCCCGGTGACGAAGTACCGGCGAACCTGAAGTCCTGCATGGTCTCGTGGACCGCGGACAGCAAGAAGGTTTCCGACTCCAGGAAGTCCTACGACGCCACGGTCGCGACGCTGGCCAAGGGCGGCTGGAAGGAGACCCGGACCGTCGATCAGCCGGCCGCGGTCATCAAGGCGCTGGACAAGAGCGGCTGGAGCGTGAAGGCGAGCCACCAGGGCAAGGCGGGCGCCCTGCTGGTCGTCTCGTTCATCGCCACGGACAACGGTCCGACGTGCGCGAAGGCCTTCCAGGAAGACCTCGCCAACAACAAGCACTGATTTTCCGCTCCCCGCCCTGAAGGGCGGGATTCCCGCCACGGCACGTCCGACCGCCTCATCCGCCGGGTGGGGTGTACCTGGGTACACCCCACCCGGCAACCAGGTGCAGTGGCTGCGGCCTCGGCAGGAGGCATCGTCGACGGCGTAACAGTTTGCCCGCCGACGGAGGTTGAGGACATGGGAAACGCTGATGGACAGACCCTGGCAAGACCGGACGCGGCAGGAGCGCTCCCCGGCACCGGGCCGCGCGGCCGGATCACGGCGAAGGCGGCGGTGTTCCTCACCGTCGCCTTCCTGGCGGCCGGCGCGCTCGGCGCCGCTCAGGCGGGGACACCGATCCCCACCGAGGTCGTCCAGCTGACGCAGTTCGGACCGGCCCTCGGAGTCGCCGTGGTCGCCGTGCTCTGGCGGGGCGAGATCCGGAGCCTGCTCACCGGGGTCCTGCGCGGCGGCGCGCGCTTCGGCGCGCGCGGCGCACTGCTGCTCGCCACCGCGCCCCTGATCGTCGCCCTCTGTGCGGCGGTGTACGGCCTCGTCACCGGCGACGTCCGGTTCACCGGCCCGAGCGTGCTGGACAACCCCCTCGCCCTGATCGTGGTGGCGCAGTTCATCGGCGCGTGCGGCGAGGAGCTCGGCTGGCGCTGTCTGCTCCAACCCCTGCTCCGAACCCGCTGCGGCCCGCTCGCGTCCTCGGTCACGGTGGGTCTGCTGTGGGGCGTCTGGCACGTTCAGGTCTTCGCGCAGGACCCGGCGTATGCAGGGGCGTTCCTCCTCGCGACCGTGTCCCTGTCCGTGGTCCTGGGGTCGGCCCTGGAGCGGATGCGCGGATCGCGGCTGCTGTTCGCCGGAGGATTTCATATGCTGATCAACTTGGGCCTGTTGCTGTTCATGGACGAGGAATCAGGAGCTGTTCTCCCGATGGTGCTGTTTGCTCTGGCCGGTCTGACGGCGGCCGTCGTATGGACCCTGGGGACCAAGCGGGCTGCGGGTCCGGCGCGTTGACGCAGGACACGGTGAGGGCATGGCCGGCCCCGCGGCCTTGGGCCGCCGTCGTGCGCTGCCAGCTGCTGAGCCTGCTCGCCCTCGCCGCGTCCTGCGTCGGCGGGCTCGTGGTGGTCGCCCTGCTGCTCCTGCCGGTCGGAGCCGGATTCCCGCTGCTGCCGACCGCCGCGAAGGCGCTGCGCACCCTGTCGGACCGCTCCCGCCGGTGGGCCACCGGGTGGAGCGGCATCCGGATCAGCCCGCCCGAGCCGTTGACCACGGACCGCACCGCGTCCCGCCGTACGAGGGTCGCGGCGGTCCTCGGGAGCGAGGGGTTCTGGCGCGACCTCGTCTGGGCCTGGCTGGAACCGCTGATCGGCGGGCTGCTCGTGGCCGTTCCCCTCGCGCTCGTCGAGTACGGGGCGTTCGGCGCGCTGGTGCAGCCGCTGGTGTGGCGGCGACTGGGTGACGGCAACTGGTATGCGTTCGTTCCGGTGCACAGCACCCCGACGATGCTCGCCGCGCTGGTGCTGGGCCTCGCGTTCATCGCCGCCGGTGTGTACGGCGCACCCGCGGTGCTCCGGCTCCACGCGCGCTGGAGCCGGTGGCTGCTGTCCGCACCGCGTACCGCCGAACTCACCCGGCGCGTCGAGCGGTTGACCGATACGCGTACGGAGGCGCTCGACATCCAGGCGGCGGAGCTGCGCCGTATCGAGCGGGACCTGCACGACGGCGCCCAGGCCCGCCTCGTGGCGCTGGGTATGGCCCTGGACCGGGCGGCCCGGCTCATCGACACCGATCCGGCCGCCGCCCGCGGCCTGTTGACGGCCGGCCGGGAGACCTCCGCCAGGGCCCTGCAGGATCTGCGGGA
The Streptomyces sp. NBC_01296 DNA segment above includes these coding regions:
- a CDS encoding CPBP family intramembrane glutamic endopeptidase gives rise to the protein MGNADGQTLARPDAAGALPGTGPRGRITAKAAVFLTVAFLAAGALGAAQAGTPIPTEVVQLTQFGPALGVAVVAVLWRGEIRSLLTGVLRGGARFGARGALLLATAPLIVALCAAVYGLVTGDVRFTGPSVLDNPLALIVVAQFIGACGEELGWRCLLQPLLRTRCGPLASSVTVGLLWGVWHVQVFAQDPAYAGAFLLATVSLSVVLGSALERMRGSRLLFAGGFHMLINLGLLLFMDEESGAVLPMVLFALAGLTAAVVWTLGTKRAAGPAR
- a CDS encoding sensor histidine kinase translates to MRAWPAPRPWAAVVRCQLLSLLALAASCVGGLVVVALLLLPVGAGFPLLPTAAKALRTLSDRSRRWATGWSGIRISPPEPLTTDRTASRRTRVAAVLGSEGFWRDLVWAWLEPLIGGLLVAVPLALVEYGAFGALVQPLVWRRLGDGNWYAFVPVHSTPTMLAALVLGLAFIAAGVYGAPAVLRLHARWSRWLLSAPRTAELTRRVERLTDTRTEALDIQAAELRRIERDLHDGAQARLVALGMALDRAARLIDTDPAAARGLLTAGRETSARALQDLRELVRGIHPPVLADRGLGDAVRSLALDSFLDVHVDNRLPGRLPAPVESAAYFAVNELLANAAKHSGGRRVSVLLEHHEDALLRIAVVDDGRGGADDRAGGTGLRGVRRRLGTFDGILVLHSPQGGPTTVTMEIPCVLSSPKTSSF
- a CDS encoding MBL fold metallo-hydrolase, coding for MKFSATHIGTATVLLEIAGLRLLTDPVFDAPAEYRHDPVVLRSTAGPAIALADLPPIDAVLLSHDDHPDNLDAAGRTLLAGRPVLTTQSGAGRLGGQAVGLAPWAAYELTVRGTTLRITATPGVHGPVGDVIGFVIEAEGEEEALYISGDTVYVDELDRIAERFSIGTAFLHLGAARIAAFGNGRLITMDAAQGAALTRSLGARTAVPIHYASWEHFSEDRAGITAAFAAAGVGDRLRWLTPGARETLG
- a CDS encoding DM13 domain-containing protein — encoded protein: MTRTGAGTGAGAATGTATGPRRRRGRLLAWVLIAATLVLGAGLYWAQPWKLWQNSTVDEALPTASTAPGPGSSRPGAAPAPGPQTVAQGSLISHEHSTSGTVKLIKLPDGSRTLRLENLDTSSGPDLRVWLTDAPVKEGSDGWFVFDDGKHVSLGKLKGNKGDQNYEIPAEVNLADYSSVTIWCDRFNVSFGAAALQAA